One Coffea arabica cultivar ET-39 chromosome 5e, Coffea Arabica ET-39 HiFi, whole genome shotgun sequence DNA segment encodes these proteins:
- the LOC113708316 gene encoding uncharacterized protein isoform X4, translated as MNSSELYAQNHDLKIREKKNERNKKNREKFAGLSVEQKEAHRRKNREAYHRRKMSKLLSKTLDPQSVQPTKQCNIKPFVRPSNTNNDNNGVLMPQLIQQHLHDTVGIYNKSTLPRTSDRNATGTLTSNLQLPGSKNQTNTDDRFCVSYPGSKLKSSLFCFSTYEEGNSSATNHKHICSDSAPPHDKAESFMCMNCFKFLPQNIEDASELLAFATEYQMSQQCLKSIAKTHKGNKRSRSGKTQKSHTRGEKVPDGIEALKCISSEPDILAPKPDCSYCEAKKLYSETPNFCCSAGQIVLQENKLQDILIELYTGHSAEALSFRTYVRTYNNMFAFTSFGVHYDRSLCRRTNGIYTFKVQGQTYHFIKDLIPHECRTVYLQLYFHDTEHELENRLATSENLTESAVKKIMHVMESNPYASFLRSLKNVPNLDSYQIVLKSHSENDQRVWNQPTASQIAALWVEGQESGEGYKRHIQIYTKEGKDHLVHYYYGCYDPLQYPLLFPFGETGWHPGIKRTAPHNPNKRKRYNRTANCTLASTDCKSAEELIAAEHQASHNPENNKEFVSMREYYAYKLQMREKYTPGILNTGRLLQQYVIDMYIKIESQRLDYYRSRQQLIRREELQGIMDSVISGHCQGSKIGQRVILPASFIGGPRDMRRRYVDAMALVQKFGKPDLFITMTCNPSWPEVKKHMLPTDEGHNRPDLLARVFHAKLDLLKDQLFKKQIFGAVAAYTYVVEFQKRGLPHTHFLIILEAASKLYSTESYDKIVSAEIPDITANQHLFRMVRKHMIHGPCGAQNPDNVCMQGNQKKRCRNNYPKSFAQTTFHGKNAYPTYRRRNDGQKITVRGHQLDNRWIVPHNRYLLAKFDCHINVEICSTVKAVKYIYKYIYKGHDRIHFRVNSDAPAQDNNSSQPLPIDEIKDFQSARWVCAVEAIWRVYRFNLSEIHPSVIHLQLHLQNCQSMSFTPDQDLRDVISNKYTKRTMLTEFFYMNSVDELAQDLKCTYKEFPEHFVWYPGRKKWEPRKQKDCIGRIVTAGIKEGERYFLRLLLTHVKGPKSFEDLKTVNGTYVNTFREAAILRGYFESDTSQEECLEEASSYQMPYILRRLFATLLVHFPPLNARKLWEKFEHCLSEDFIKIPDISTDETRYKVLEQINNFLESMGRDINSYALVPYPLNFNDLNKSTRDTIAETRITVLESDLQKIDLLNNDQKTAFDIITHAVFQKKHGCFFVDGPGGTGKTFLYRALLAEARSKGFIALATASCGVAASILPGGRTAHSRFNIPLDTTKNKNCRISKQSSSAELLQKASLIIWDEAPMINKGSIEAVDRLLQDLMDSNALFGSKVIVFGGDFRQKT; from the exons ATGAATTCCTCTGAGTTATATGCACAAAATCATGATCTCAAAATTcgtgagaaaaaaaatgagcgaaataaaaaaaacagagaaaaattTGCTGGTCTTTCTGTCGAACAAAAGGAAGCTCAtcgaagaaaaaatagagaagcgTATCACAGAAGAAAGATGAGCAAACTGTTGTCCAAGACGCTTGATCCACAATCTGTACAACCTACCAAACAGTGCAACATCAAACCATTTGTCAGACCATCCAATAccaataatgataataatg GAGTGCTGATGCCACAGTTAATTCAGCAGCATCTTCATGACACAG TTGGAATATATAATAAAAGTACGCTTCCTCGAACATCTGATAGAAATGCCACTGGAACTCTTACTTCTAACCTTCAATTACCTGGCTCCAAGAATCAGACTAACACTG ATGATCGATTCTGTGTATCCTACCCTGGATCAAAGCTCAAAAGTAGTCTCTTCTGCTTTTCTACTTATGAAGAAG GTAATTCTTCAGCCACCAACCATAAGCATATATGCTCAGATAGTGCCCCACCGCATGACAAAG CTGAATCTTTCATGTGTATGAACTGCTTCAAATTTCTTCCCCAAAACATAGAAGATGCTTCAG AATTGTTAGCATTTGCAACAGAATATCAAATGAGCCAACAATGCTTAAAATCTATTGCTAAAACACATAAAG GCAACAAACGTTCAAGGTCAGGAAAAACTCAGAAATCTCACACCAGAG GTGAAAAAGTTCCAGATGGAATTGAAGCACTGAAATGCATCAGCAGTGAACCAGACATACTGGCTCCCAAACCAGATTGCAGCTATTGCGAAGCAAAAAAACTTTATTCTGAAACACCAAATTTCTGCTGTTCTGCTGGTCAGATAGTTCTCCAAGAGAACAAACTTCAAGATATTCTGATAGAACTATATACTGGTCATTCTGCTGAAGCTCTTTCTTTCAGAACATATGTCAGAACATATAATAATATGTTTGCCTTCACTTCTTTCGGAGTACATTATGACAGATCCCTATGCAGAAGAACTAATGGTATCTACACATTCAAAGTCCAGGGACAAACCTATCACTTCATCAAGGATCTTATTCCACATGAGTGCAGGACTGTTTATTTGCAGCTATATTTTCATGATACAGAGCATGAGTTAGAAAACAGACTGGCTACATCAGAGAACCTAACAGAAAGTGCAGTGAAAAAAATTATGCATGTCATGGAATCGAATCCATATGCCTCTTTTCTCCGAAGCTTAAAAAATGTTCCGAATCTCGACTCATATCAAATCGTCTTAAAGTCTCATTCAGAAAATGACCAGAGGGTTTGGAATCAACCAACTGCATCTCAAATTGCAGCCTTGTGGGTAGAGGGCCAAGAATCTGGAGAAGGATACAAAAGGCATATCCAAATCTATACTAAAGAAGGCAAGGATCATCTGGTGCACTACTATTATGGATGCTATGATCCATTGCAGTATCCGCTGCTGTTTCCATTTGGAGAGACAGGATGGCATCCTGGTATAAAAAGAACAGCACCACATAAtccaaacaaaaggaaaagatacaACAGAACAGCCAACTGCACTCTTGCTTCTACTGATTGCAAATCTGCAGAAGAACTAATAGCAGCTGAACACCAAG CTTCTCACAATCCTGAAAACAATAAAGAGTTTGTATCTATGCGTGAGTATTACGCATACAAGTTGCAGATGCGAGAAAAATACACTCCAGGCATACTCAATACCGGCCGACTACTTCAACAATATGTCATCGATATGTACATCAAGATAGAATCTCAGAGACTTGATTATTACAGAAGCCGCCAACAGTTAATAAGAAGAGAGGAACTTCAAGGCATAATGGACAGTGTCATCTCAGGACATTGCCAAGGATCCAAAATAGGTCAGCGAGTTATTCTTCCAGCATCATTCATAGGTGGTCCTCGTGACATGAGAAGAAGATATGTTGATGCTATGGCTCTTGTGCAAAAATTCGGCAAACCAGATTTATTTATCACTATGACGTGCAATCCTTCATGGCCTGAGGTGAAAAAACACATGCTACCTACTGATGAAGGTCATAACAGACCAGACTTACTCGCTCGAGTTTTCCATGCTAAGCTTGATCTTTTGAAGGACCAACTCTTCAAGAAACAAATATTTGGAGCAGTAGCAGCTTATACCTATGTTGTTGAGTTTCAAAAACGTGGTCTACCGCATACTCATTTCCTCATAATCTTAGAGGCAGCTTCAAAACTTTATTCCACGGAATCCTATGATAAAATCGTGAGTGCAGAAATTCCAGATATAACAGCAAATCAACATTTATTCAGAATGGTTCGAAAGCACATGATCCACGGTCCTTGCGGAGCACAAAATCCAGATAATGTTTGTATGCAAGGAAATCAGAAGAAAAGATGCAGAAATAATTACCCAAAATCATTTGCTCAGACAACCTTTCATGGAAAGAATGCGTATCCTACTTATCGAAGGAGAAATGATGGACAGAAAATAACTGTTCGTGGCCATCAGCTTGATAACAGATGGATAGTTCCACACAACAGATACTTATTGGCAAAATTTGATTGCCACATAAATGTCGAAATCTGTTCCACTGTGAAAGCTgtcaaatatatatacaaatatatatacaagGGTCATGATAGGATTCATTTCAGAGTAAACTCAGATGCTCCTGCTCAAGACAATAATAGCTCCCAACCTCTTCCAATCGATGAAATAAAGGACTTCCAATCAGCTCGATGGGTGTGTGCAGTTGAAGCAATTTGGAGAGTGTACAGATTTAACCTCAGTGAGATCCACCCTTCTGTAATTCATCTCCAGCTCCATCTACAAAACTGTCAGTCCATGAGTTTCACACCTGATCAAGACCTACGAGATGTAATCAGCAACAAGTATACAAAAAGAACTATGTTAACTGAATTCTTTTACATGAATTCTGTGGATGAGTTAGCTCAGGATCTTAAGTGCACATACAAAGAATTCCCAGAGCACTTCGTTTGGTACCCCGGAAGAAAAAAATGGGAACCTAGAAAGCAAAAGGACTGTATTGGCAGAATTGTCACAGCAGGTATAAAAGAAGGAGAACGTTATTTTCTTCGACTACTTCTAACACATGTGAAAGGCCCCAAATCATTTGAAGACCTCAAGACAGTGAATGGAACATACGTAAACACATTCCGTGAAGCAGCAATTCTCAGAGGATACTTTGAATCAGATACATCGCAAGAAGAATGCCTCGAAGAAGCCAGTTCATATCAAATGCCATACATATTGAGAAGGCTGTTTGCAACTTTGCTGGTACACTTTCCTCCATTAAATGCTAGAAAGCTATGGGAGAAATTTGAACATTGTCTATCAGAAGATTTCATAAAAATACCAGATATATCAACTGATGAAACACGATACAAGGTTCTAGAACAGATAAACAATTTTCTTGAATCTATGGGAAGAGATATTAACTCATATGCCCTGGTTCCATATCCTTTAAATTTTAATGATCTCAACAAGAGCACGAGGGACACAATAGCAGAGACAAGAATCACTGTGCTAGAGTCTGATCTGCAAAAAATTGATCTATTAAACAATGATCAGAAAACTGCCTTTGATATAATCACTCATGCAGTCTTCCAAAAGAAACATGGATGCTTTTTTGTTGATGGTCCAGGTGGAACCGGAAAAACTTTCCTTTATCGAGCATTATTAGCTGAGGCAAGATCCAAAGGATTCATTGCGCTGGCTACAGCATCATGCGGAGTAGCAGCTTCAATATTGCCCGGTGGGAGAACAGCTCACTCAAGATTTAACATACCATTAGATACAACAAAAAATAAGAATTGCAGAATCAGCAAGCAAAGTTCGTCGGCAGAACTTCTGCAAAAAGCCAGTCTTATAATTTGGGATGAAGCTCCGATGATAAATAAAGGTTCAATAGAAGCTGTTGATAGATTACTCCAGGATCTAATGGACTCAAACGCCTTATTTGGATCTAAAGTGATCGTTTTCGGAGGAGATTTTCGACAG AAAACATGA
- the LOC113708316 gene encoding uncharacterized protein isoform X1: MNSSELYAQNHDLKIREKKNERNKKNREKFAGLSVEQKEAHRRKNREAYHRRKMSKLLSKTLDPQSVQPTKQCNIKPFVRPSNTNNDNNGVLMPQLIQQHLHDTVGIYNKSTLPRTSDRNATGTLTSNLQLPGSKNQTNTDDRFCVSYPGSKLKSSLFCFSTYEEGNSSATNHKHICSDSAPPHDKAESFMCMNCFKFLPQNIEDASELLAFATEYQMSQQCLKSIAKTHKGNKRSRSGKTQKSHTRGEKVPDGIEALKCISSEPDILAPKPDCSYCEAKKLYSETPNFCCSAGQIVLQENKLQDILIELYTGHSAEALSFRTYVRTYNNMFAFTSFGVHYDRSLCRRTNGIYTFKVQGQTYHFIKDLIPHECRTVYLQLYFHDTEHELENRLATSENLTESAVKKIMHVMESNPYASFLRSLKNVPNLDSYQIVLKSHSENDQRVWNQPTASQIAALWVEGQESGEGYKRHIQIYTKEGKDHLVHYYYGCYDPLQYPLLFPFGETGWHPGIKRTAPHNPNKRKRYNRTANCTLASTDCKSAEELIAAEHQASHNPENNKEFVSMREYYAYKLQMREKYTPGILNTGRLLQQYVIDMYIKIESQRLDYYRSRQQLIRREELQGIMDSVISGHCQGSKIGQRVILPASFIGGPRDMRRRYVDAMALVQKFGKPDLFITMTCNPSWPEVKKHMLPTDEGHNRPDLLARVFHAKLDLLKDQLFKKQIFGAVAAYTYVVEFQKRGLPHTHFLIILEAASKLYSTESYDKIVSAEIPDITANQHLFRMVRKHMIHGPCGAQNPDNVCMQGNQKKRCRNNYPKSFAQTTFHGKNAYPTYRRRNDGQKITVRGHQLDNRWIVPHNRYLLAKFDCHINVEICSTVKAVKYIYKYIYKGHDRIHFRVNSDAPAQDNNSSQPLPIDEIKDFQSARWVCAVEAIWRVYRFNLSEIHPSVIHLQLHLQNCQSMSFTPDQDLRDVISNKYTKRTMLTEFFYMNSVDELAQDLKCTYKEFPEHFVWYPGRKKWEPRKQKDCIGRIVTAGIKEGERYFLRLLLTHVKGPKSFEDLKTVNGTYVNTFREAAILRGYFESDTSQEECLEEASSYQMPYILRRLFATLLVHFPPLNARKLWEKFEHCLSEDFIKIPDISTDETRYKVLEQINNFLESMGRDINSYALVPYPLNFNDLNKSTRDTIAETRITVLESDLQKIDLLNNDQKTAFDIITHAVFQKKHGCFFVDGPGGTGKTFLYRALLAEARSKGFIALATASCGVAASILPGGRTAHSRFNIPLDTTKNKNCRISKQSSSAELLQKASLIIWDEAPMINKGSIEAVDRLLQDLMDSNALFGSKVIVFGGDFRQVLPVVPKGTKSEFIDASIVNSYIWPHLHKLQLTENMRARDDPEFIEYLLRVGNGTEPTVNNDCIQIPPSMLIRYTNDEDSIKQLTTTVFPDLSIFSHHDFSAVNRAILTTKNEFVDQINQQLIHDMPGCIQEYISRDKCIEDSDQTIMEDFINALTPNGFPPHKLILKPNTPIMLLRNIDPPQGLCNGTRLICKSLKSNVIYATISCGEFTGKEVFLHRICFRIENDPESPVSFERIQFPIRPCFAMTINKAQGQTLDFVGIYLREPVFSHGQLYVAMSRAKNKSSIKILIKPAIFSTGEDSITHNVVYREVLDLANE; encoded by the exons ATGAATTCCTCTGAGTTATATGCACAAAATCATGATCTCAAAATTcgtgagaaaaaaaatgagcgaaataaaaaaaacagagaaaaattTGCTGGTCTTTCTGTCGAACAAAAGGAAGCTCAtcgaagaaaaaatagagaagcgTATCACAGAAGAAAGATGAGCAAACTGTTGTCCAAGACGCTTGATCCACAATCTGTACAACCTACCAAACAGTGCAACATCAAACCATTTGTCAGACCATCCAATAccaataatgataataatg GAGTGCTGATGCCACAGTTAATTCAGCAGCATCTTCATGACACAG TTGGAATATATAATAAAAGTACGCTTCCTCGAACATCTGATAGAAATGCCACTGGAACTCTTACTTCTAACCTTCAATTACCTGGCTCCAAGAATCAGACTAACACTG ATGATCGATTCTGTGTATCCTACCCTGGATCAAAGCTCAAAAGTAGTCTCTTCTGCTTTTCTACTTATGAAGAAG GTAATTCTTCAGCCACCAACCATAAGCATATATGCTCAGATAGTGCCCCACCGCATGACAAAG CTGAATCTTTCATGTGTATGAACTGCTTCAAATTTCTTCCCCAAAACATAGAAGATGCTTCAG AATTGTTAGCATTTGCAACAGAATATCAAATGAGCCAACAATGCTTAAAATCTATTGCTAAAACACATAAAG GCAACAAACGTTCAAGGTCAGGAAAAACTCAGAAATCTCACACCAGAG GTGAAAAAGTTCCAGATGGAATTGAAGCACTGAAATGCATCAGCAGTGAACCAGACATACTGGCTCCCAAACCAGATTGCAGCTATTGCGAAGCAAAAAAACTTTATTCTGAAACACCAAATTTCTGCTGTTCTGCTGGTCAGATAGTTCTCCAAGAGAACAAACTTCAAGATATTCTGATAGAACTATATACTGGTCATTCTGCTGAAGCTCTTTCTTTCAGAACATATGTCAGAACATATAATAATATGTTTGCCTTCACTTCTTTCGGAGTACATTATGACAGATCCCTATGCAGAAGAACTAATGGTATCTACACATTCAAAGTCCAGGGACAAACCTATCACTTCATCAAGGATCTTATTCCACATGAGTGCAGGACTGTTTATTTGCAGCTATATTTTCATGATACAGAGCATGAGTTAGAAAACAGACTGGCTACATCAGAGAACCTAACAGAAAGTGCAGTGAAAAAAATTATGCATGTCATGGAATCGAATCCATATGCCTCTTTTCTCCGAAGCTTAAAAAATGTTCCGAATCTCGACTCATATCAAATCGTCTTAAAGTCTCATTCAGAAAATGACCAGAGGGTTTGGAATCAACCAACTGCATCTCAAATTGCAGCCTTGTGGGTAGAGGGCCAAGAATCTGGAGAAGGATACAAAAGGCATATCCAAATCTATACTAAAGAAGGCAAGGATCATCTGGTGCACTACTATTATGGATGCTATGATCCATTGCAGTATCCGCTGCTGTTTCCATTTGGAGAGACAGGATGGCATCCTGGTATAAAAAGAACAGCACCACATAAtccaaacaaaaggaaaagatacaACAGAACAGCCAACTGCACTCTTGCTTCTACTGATTGCAAATCTGCAGAAGAACTAATAGCAGCTGAACACCAAG CTTCTCACAATCCTGAAAACAATAAAGAGTTTGTATCTATGCGTGAGTATTACGCATACAAGTTGCAGATGCGAGAAAAATACACTCCAGGCATACTCAATACCGGCCGACTACTTCAACAATATGTCATCGATATGTACATCAAGATAGAATCTCAGAGACTTGATTATTACAGAAGCCGCCAACAGTTAATAAGAAGAGAGGAACTTCAAGGCATAATGGACAGTGTCATCTCAGGACATTGCCAAGGATCCAAAATAGGTCAGCGAGTTATTCTTCCAGCATCATTCATAGGTGGTCCTCGTGACATGAGAAGAAGATATGTTGATGCTATGGCTCTTGTGCAAAAATTCGGCAAACCAGATTTATTTATCACTATGACGTGCAATCCTTCATGGCCTGAGGTGAAAAAACACATGCTACCTACTGATGAAGGTCATAACAGACCAGACTTACTCGCTCGAGTTTTCCATGCTAAGCTTGATCTTTTGAAGGACCAACTCTTCAAGAAACAAATATTTGGAGCAGTAGCAGCTTATACCTATGTTGTTGAGTTTCAAAAACGTGGTCTACCGCATACTCATTTCCTCATAATCTTAGAGGCAGCTTCAAAACTTTATTCCACGGAATCCTATGATAAAATCGTGAGTGCAGAAATTCCAGATATAACAGCAAATCAACATTTATTCAGAATGGTTCGAAAGCACATGATCCACGGTCCTTGCGGAGCACAAAATCCAGATAATGTTTGTATGCAAGGAAATCAGAAGAAAAGATGCAGAAATAATTACCCAAAATCATTTGCTCAGACAACCTTTCATGGAAAGAATGCGTATCCTACTTATCGAAGGAGAAATGATGGACAGAAAATAACTGTTCGTGGCCATCAGCTTGATAACAGATGGATAGTTCCACACAACAGATACTTATTGGCAAAATTTGATTGCCACATAAATGTCGAAATCTGTTCCACTGTGAAAGCTgtcaaatatatatacaaatatatatacaagGGTCATGATAGGATTCATTTCAGAGTAAACTCAGATGCTCCTGCTCAAGACAATAATAGCTCCCAACCTCTTCCAATCGATGAAATAAAGGACTTCCAATCAGCTCGATGGGTGTGTGCAGTTGAAGCAATTTGGAGAGTGTACAGATTTAACCTCAGTGAGATCCACCCTTCTGTAATTCATCTCCAGCTCCATCTACAAAACTGTCAGTCCATGAGTTTCACACCTGATCAAGACCTACGAGATGTAATCAGCAACAAGTATACAAAAAGAACTATGTTAACTGAATTCTTTTACATGAATTCTGTGGATGAGTTAGCTCAGGATCTTAAGTGCACATACAAAGAATTCCCAGAGCACTTCGTTTGGTACCCCGGAAGAAAAAAATGGGAACCTAGAAAGCAAAAGGACTGTATTGGCAGAATTGTCACAGCAGGTATAAAAGAAGGAGAACGTTATTTTCTTCGACTACTTCTAACACATGTGAAAGGCCCCAAATCATTTGAAGACCTCAAGACAGTGAATGGAACATACGTAAACACATTCCGTGAAGCAGCAATTCTCAGAGGATACTTTGAATCAGATACATCGCAAGAAGAATGCCTCGAAGAAGCCAGTTCATATCAAATGCCATACATATTGAGAAGGCTGTTTGCAACTTTGCTGGTACACTTTCCTCCATTAAATGCTAGAAAGCTATGGGAGAAATTTGAACATTGTCTATCAGAAGATTTCATAAAAATACCAGATATATCAACTGATGAAACACGATACAAGGTTCTAGAACAGATAAACAATTTTCTTGAATCTATGGGAAGAGATATTAACTCATATGCCCTGGTTCCATATCCTTTAAATTTTAATGATCTCAACAAGAGCACGAGGGACACAATAGCAGAGACAAGAATCACTGTGCTAGAGTCTGATCTGCAAAAAATTGATCTATTAAACAATGATCAGAAAACTGCCTTTGATATAATCACTCATGCAGTCTTCCAAAAGAAACATGGATGCTTTTTTGTTGATGGTCCAGGTGGAACCGGAAAAACTTTCCTTTATCGAGCATTATTAGCTGAGGCAAGATCCAAAGGATTCATTGCGCTGGCTACAGCATCATGCGGAGTAGCAGCTTCAATATTGCCCGGTGGGAGAACAGCTCACTCAAGATTTAACATACCATTAGATACAACAAAAAATAAGAATTGCAGAATCAGCAAGCAAAGTTCGTCGGCAGAACTTCTGCAAAAAGCCAGTCTTATAATTTGGGATGAAGCTCCGATGATAAATAAAGGTTCAATAGAAGCTGTTGATAGATTACTCCAGGATCTAATGGACTCAAACGCCTTATTTGGATCTAAAGTGATCGTTTTCGGAGGAGATTTTCGACAGGTATTACCAGTTGTTCCTAAAGGAACAAAATCAGAATTCATTGATGCCAGCATAGTCAACTCATATATATGGCCACACCTTCATAAGCTTCAACTTACAGAAAACATGAGAGCAAGGGATGATCCAGAATTCATTGAATATTTGCTTCGTGTTGGAAATGGAACAGAGCCTACTGTCAACAACGACTGCATACAAATACCTCCATCAATGCTGATAAGATATACAAATGATGAAGATTCAATCAAACAGTTGACTACCACGGTATTCCCAGATTTGTCAATATTCTCTCATCATGATTTCTCAGCTGTAAATCGTGCTATACTCACAACAAAAAATGAGTTTGTTGATCAGATTAATCAGCAGCTCATACACGATATGCCTGGTTGCATTCAAGAATACATTAGCCGAGACAAATGTATTGAAGATTCTGACCAAACAATCATGGAGGACTTCATAAATGCCCTAACACCAAATGGATTTCCACCTCACAAATTGATTCTCAAGCCAAACACTCCAATTATGCTCCTCAGAAATATTGATCCGCCCCAAGGACTATGCAATGGAACAAGGCTCATCTGCAAATCCTTAAAGTCCAATGTCATATATGCTACAATAAGTTGTGGAGAATTCACTGGCAAGGAAGTCTTCCTTCACAGAATCTGCTTCAGAATAGAAAATGATCCAGAGTCGCCAGTATCTTTTGAAAGAATACAATTTCCTATTCGACCATGCTTCGCTATGACTATCAATAAAGCTCAAGGGCAGACTCTAGATTTTGTGGGAATATATTTACGTGAACCAGTTTTTTCACACGGCCAGTTATATGTAGCAATGTCAAGAGCTAAGaacaagagttcaataaaaattcTGATCAAACCAGCTATATTTAGCACTGGAGAAGACTCAATAACACATAATGTAGTATATAGAGAAGTATTAGATTTGGCAAATGAATAA